A window of the Loxodonta africana isolate mLoxAfr1 chromosome 3, mLoxAfr1.hap2, whole genome shotgun sequence genome harbors these coding sequences:
- the CCDC190 gene encoding coiled-coil domain-containing protein 190 isoform X1, translating into MERHMVRGPMYKHFDLEKRTTKQAEARLSQSLQRLEDIRLYHLKLLTREQRQLQKDLQRLQQADIIKKKFSSYFANGIQERPEDVLMLSPQRGQKHRAPQPNKFRALATSMPQEMYKTKSKMAPLHYIGLKDPMRSNEQSLSQNYRPTRFTEEKPQAQEKDFINPPKGMDSSKGISILGQNQENSTSILDQWSGSSPADETRSTYGNLQSDQDTQIEIPPNPMGCSFTGNVKAEATKSTYLELFAKARNARYLRHRVPPASERLLSIGEIFRHEKSLLFKEEKECENRLTTQITFYPTI; encoded by the exons ATGGAGAGGCACATGGTCAGGGGACCAATGTACAAGCACTTTGACTTGGAGAAGAGGACCACCAAGCAGGCAGAAGCCAGGCTCAGCCAAAGCCTGCAGAGACTAGAGGACATCCGCCTCTACCACCTGAAGCTGCTGACCAGGGAGCAGAGACAGCTCCAAAAGGATCTGCAGAGGTTGCAGCAAG CAGATATCATCAAGAAAAAGTTCTCCTCTTATTTTGCAAATGGAATCCAGGAAAGACCAGAAGATGTCCTCATGCTGTCACCACAAAGAGGGCAGAAGCACAGAGCCCCACAGCCTAATAAATTTAG AGCATTGGCAACCAGTATGCCCCAGGAAATGTATAAAACCAAGTCCAAGATGGCTCCTCTCCATTACATTGGCCTCAAAGACCCTATGAGAAGCAATGAGCAGTCACTATCTCAAAATTACAGACCCACCCGCTTCACTGAAGAGAAGCCACAAGCCCAAGAGAAAGATTTTATAAACCCACCTAAGGGCATGGACTCCAGCAAGGGCATCTCAATCCTAGGTCAAAATCAAGAAAACTCCACCAGCATCCTAGACCAATGGTCTGGCTCCAGTCCCGCTGATGAAACCAGATCAACATATGGCAACCTACAGTCAGACCAGGACACTCAGATAGAAATCCCCCCAAATCCCATGGGATGTTCCTTTACTGGAAATGTCAAAGCAGAGGCCACAAAGTCAACCTACTTAGAGTTGTTTGCAAAGGCCAGAAATGCCCGCTACCTCCGGCACAGGGTCCCCCCTGCGTCTGAAAGGTTGCTTAGTATTGGGGAGATATTCCGGCATGAGAAATCCTTACTGTTCAAGGAAGAAAAGGAGTGTGAGAACAGGCTGACCACCCAAATCACTTTCTACCCAACCATCTGA
- the CCDC190 gene encoding coiled-coil domain-containing protein 190 isoform X2: MERHMVRGPMYKHFDLEKRTTKQAEARLSQSLQRLEDIRLYHLKLLTREQRQLQKDLQRLQQDIIKKKFSSYFANGIQERPEDVLMLSPQRGQKHRAPQPNKFRALATSMPQEMYKTKSKMAPLHYIGLKDPMRSNEQSLSQNYRPTRFTEEKPQAQEKDFINPPKGMDSSKGISILGQNQENSTSILDQWSGSSPADETRSTYGNLQSDQDTQIEIPPNPMGCSFTGNVKAEATKSTYLELFAKARNARYLRHRVPPASERLLSIGEIFRHEKSLLFKEEKECENRLTTQITFYPTI; encoded by the exons ATGGAGAGGCACATGGTCAGGGGACCAATGTACAAGCACTTTGACTTGGAGAAGAGGACCACCAAGCAGGCAGAAGCCAGGCTCAGCCAAAGCCTGCAGAGACTAGAGGACATCCGCCTCTACCACCTGAAGCTGCTGACCAGGGAGCAGAGACAGCTCCAAAAGGATCTGCAGAGGTTGCAGCAAG ATATCATCAAGAAAAAGTTCTCCTCTTATTTTGCAAATGGAATCCAGGAAAGACCAGAAGATGTCCTCATGCTGTCACCACAAAGAGGGCAGAAGCACAGAGCCCCACAGCCTAATAAATTTAG AGCATTGGCAACCAGTATGCCCCAGGAAATGTATAAAACCAAGTCCAAGATGGCTCCTCTCCATTACATTGGCCTCAAAGACCCTATGAGAAGCAATGAGCAGTCACTATCTCAAAATTACAGACCCACCCGCTTCACTGAAGAGAAGCCACAAGCCCAAGAGAAAGATTTTATAAACCCACCTAAGGGCATGGACTCCAGCAAGGGCATCTCAATCCTAGGTCAAAATCAAGAAAACTCCACCAGCATCCTAGACCAATGGTCTGGCTCCAGTCCCGCTGATGAAACCAGATCAACATATGGCAACCTACAGTCAGACCAGGACACTCAGATAGAAATCCCCCCAAATCCCATGGGATGTTCCTTTACTGGAAATGTCAAAGCAGAGGCCACAAAGTCAACCTACTTAGAGTTGTTTGCAAAGGCCAGAAATGCCCGCTACCTCCGGCACAGGGTCCCCCCTGCGTCTGAAAGGTTGCTTAGTATTGGGGAGATATTCCGGCATGAGAAATCCTTACTGTTCAAGGAAGAAAAGGAGTGTGAGAACAGGCTGACCACCCAAATCACTTTCTACCCAACCATCTGA